The following are encoded in a window of Fusarium verticillioides 7600 chromosome 6, whole genome shotgun sequence genomic DNA:
- a CDS encoding alpha-glucosidase has translation MPQRERIPSSWTVEAAGKDSTKPSVHLRCNDATLPFEFNFEAVRPNVFRTTFTSTTHPLPPRPSVPRAETKLDGVQPKVTSNDKGTKIQIGDVVANVDYAGETPLLSVGFDGQPPILQDLDNRSYAVNGDGIAHYTQYNRKTFHVGLGEKAAPMDLSGRRFQISATDSFGYDAHRTDPLYKNIPLLINATPQGCVAMFSTSHTRGEYSIGSEMDGMWGFYKVYRQDFGGLEEYIITGKTLKEVVQTYADLAGYPLLVPRWAFGYLSGGMKYSMLDDPPAGEALIELARKMKEHDIPCSAYQMSSGYTVAEQHPKNRHVFTWNRHRFPDPEDWIKEFHKLGMRTIANVKPYLVSSHPEYQKLKDAGGLFLDPHTKEPAVTKLWSAGGGERANGGHIDFTSEAGYNWWYNGIKRLAEEGIDCMWNDNNEYTIPDDEWECALNVSKDVLEVPEGLEKRPQVGLWGRSLHTELNGKASHDALLAVNPDSRPFVLTRSATAGTMRYACSSWSGDNTTSWDSMRGSTALGLNAGLSLMQCYGHDIGGFEGPQPDPELLLRWVQLGIYSPRFAINCFKTGEDNSIGDVIEPWMHPSITHLVRKTIKRRYALIPYIYSLSLESHQTASPPQRWIGWGYESDPEVWKLLDGEKQYWLGDSILVGGVFEAGASKVKFYLPKASDDDEGYLNLNAPYQYLEAGQWVDLDVEWHGAGIPVLGKVGRAVAVGRDVQVLSPGEKENVANLPLDDYRGVEIFPPQKESRDGKWHETTWYEDDGTSVSTKNKISSYTIAYSATESEIKVKFSKDESSGFQAPWKSLVVILPFGDLRKVVSEDKEVVDLGLSAEGKKQYELK, from the coding sequence atgcctcaaCGTGAACGCATTCCTTCTTCGTGGACAGTCGAGGCAGCTGGCAAAGACAGCACCAAGCCGTCTGTCCACTTGCGTTGCAACGATGCCACTCTGCCCTTTGAGTTCAACTTTGAAGCAGTTCGTCCCAACGTCTTCAGAACAACCTTCACATCCACTACCCATCCTCTACCGCCTCGTCCCAGCGTCCCTCGTGCTGAGACGAAGCTAGATGGTGTTCAGCCAAAAGTCACATCGAATGACAAGGGTACCAAGATCCAGATTGGTGATGTGGTCGCCAATGTCGACTATGCTGGAGAGactcctcttctctctgtAGGCTTCGATGGTCAGCCACcaattcttcaagatcttgacaaTAGATCTTATGCCGTCAATGGCGACGGTATCGCTCACTACACTCAGTATAACCGCAAGACGTTCCATGTCGGTCTTGGAGAAAAGGCTGCGCCAATGGATCTCTCTGGTCGCCGGTTCCAGATATCAGCAACCGACAGCTTTGGATACGACGCCCATCGAACTGACCCTCTCTACAAGAACATCCCCCTCTTGATCAATGCTACACCTCAAGGCTGCGTAGCCATGTTCTCCACCAGCCATACTCGAGGAGAATACTCCATCGGCTCCGAGATGGACGGTATGTGGGGATTCTACAAGGTCTATCGTCAGGACTttggaggtcttgaagagtaTATCATCACCGGAAAGACTCTCAAAGAAGTTGTTCAGACCTACGCTGATCTCGCTGGTTATCCCCTTCTCGTTCCTCGCTGGGCCTTCGGTTACCTCTCTGGAGGCATGAAGTACTCCATGCTCGACGATCCCCCAGCTGGTGAAGCCTTGATCGAGTTGGCGcgcaagatgaaggagcaCGACATTCCTTGCTCGGCTTACCAGATGTCATCTGGATACACCGTGGCTGAGCAGCACCCCAAGAACCGACACGTTTTCACTTGGAATCGCCACCGCTTCCCCGATCCCGAGGATTGGATTAAGGAGTTCCATAAGCTGGGTATGCGTACTATTGCCAACGTAAAGCCATATCTCGTTTCCAGTCATCCCGAGtaccagaagctcaaagatGCTGGCGGTCTCTTCCTTGATCCTCATACCAAGGAACCAGCTGTCACCAAGCTTTGGAGCGCTGGAGGAGGTGAGAGAGCCAACGGTGGTCATATTGACTTCACTTCTGAGGCCGGTTACAACTGGTGGTACAATGGGATCAAGAGGCTTGCAGAAGAGGGTATCGACTGCATGTGGAATGATAACAACGAGTACACGATTCCCGATGACGAATGGGAGTGCGCTCTCAACGTCAGCAAGGATGTACTCGAGGTTCCCGAGGGGCTTGAGAAGCGACCTCAAGTCGGTCTCTGGGGTCGCAGTTTACATACTGAGCTCAACGGCAAGGCATCTCACGATGCTCTTCTAGCTGTCAACCCCGACTCGCGACCTTTCGTTCTCACTCGCAGTGCTACAGCCGGTACTATGCGCTACGCCTGCAGCTCTTGGAGCGGTGACAACACTACCAGCTGGGATAGTATGAGAGGCTCGACTGCTCTCGGTCTCAACGCTGGCCTCTCCCTGATGCAGTGTTACGGGCATGATATTGGTGGTTTCGAGGGTCCTCAGCCTGACcctgagcttctccttcGATGGGTCCAGCTTGGTATCTACTCTCCTCGATTCGCCATCAACTGCTTCAAGACAGGCGAAGACAACTCAATCGGTGATGTTATTGAGCCTTGGATGCACCCATCTATCACTCACCTTGTCCGCAAGACTATCAAGCGTCGCTATGCCTTGATTCCTTACATCTACTCTCTATCTCTCGAGAGTCACCAGACTGCTTCGCCGCCCCAGAGATGGATCGGTTGGGGTTACGAGTCTGACCCTGAAGTCtggaagcttcttgatggagagaagcagTACTGGCTAGGTGACTCCATACTCGTCGGTGGTGTCTTCGAGGCTGGAGCAAGCAAGGTCAAGTTCTACCTCCCCAAGGCgtcagatgatgatgagggatACCTGAACCTAAATGCACCATACCAGTATCTTGAGGCTGGTCAATGGGTTGACCTTGACGTCGAGTGGCATGGTGCTGGCATCCCCGTTCTCGGCAAGGTTGGCCGTGCCGTCGCTGTTGGTCGAGACGTACAGGTTCTATCTCCCGGTGAGAAGGAAAACGTGGCAAATCTCCCTCTTGACGATTACCGGGGCGTGGAGATCTTCCCTCCTCAGAAGGAATCTCGGGATGGCAAGTGGCATGAGACGACGTGgtatgaagatgatggtaCCTCTGTGTCAACTAAGAACAAAATCTCTTCTTACACCATTGCTTACTCGGCTACGGAGTCTGAGATCAAGGTCAAGTTTTCCAAGGATGAGAGTTCTGGTTTCCAAGCACCTTGGAAGTCCCTTGTTGTCATTCTACCTTTTGGCGACTTGAGAAAGGTCGTTAGTGAGGATAAAGAAGTCGTGGACTTAGGCCTGAGCGCggagggcaagaagcaaTATGAGCTGAAGTAA